A window of the Hordeum vulgare subsp. vulgare chromosome 5H, MorexV3_pseudomolecules_assembly, whole genome shotgun sequence genome harbors these coding sequences:
- the LOC123400088 gene encoding uncharacterized protein LOC123400088 isoform X1 — MEHQPSVDRRSHSQVPSPIAMGKKGIDFSSLRIDDDEDEYSSSSSEEYTDDDEDEEDEEYEVENVWSPTHPHDLDSFPHSILLDVQAYFDDRINATTADAPLIKDHRIRVTFWIAHPPGVSCLTVHSNGVEPSEFTNMPMVVAAQDDLVLLRVAIGPHTHHCPNNYINNYYVYQAGTNPTLRRLADASSFVFADCSAGIVRRGDGSYIIAAIHWAGVHGQYDLHQFDSKTWTWSTRLMHVDKPQRFSRILTNKVLVIGGKDGLVAWIDLCNGILFCEVLTSRTVLRYCALPLPFSKKLVGPPEQFRDIAIVGGHIRFFEMRLKVKHHPVSFNTTLISKVLEATTWKMIEPWQNWQKDRRLDMFKIPVDKSDCVLLHDVLNGQDTLIAFERLQGGHPALSLHDDDVVYVMAKAKEMSRRAVVFAVNMRKKVLQGVSKFDAKRAYGFSYTYLQSGISNYLTAESSASYRGKARDGIPQGGSRIALKPIDNMYKGKAAESSTDRITKAGGIYKSNADTQAGAIYKSNAADSSWVQVSRRGKQKA; from the exons ATGGAGCATCAACCAAGCGTTGATCGCCGCAGCCACTCTCAAGTTCCGAGCCCGATCGCTATGGGAAAGAAGGGAATCGACTTCTCATCTCTCAgaatcgacgacgatgaggacgagtactcctcctcctcctccgaggaGTACAcggatgacgacgaagacgaggaggacgaggagtacGAAGTGGAGAACGTCTGGTCGCCTACCCACCCCCACGATCTGGACTCTTTCCCCCATTCGATCCTTCTCGACGTACAGGCCTACTTCGACGACCGCATCAACGCCACCACCGCTGATGCGCCCTTGATTAAGGATCACCGCATCCGGGTTACCTTCTGGATCGCCCACCCGCCGGGCGTCTCCTGCCTGACGGTCCACTCCAACGGCGTGGAACCCAGCGAGTTCACCAATATGCCCATGGTCGTCGCCGCTCAGGACGACCTGGTGCTCCTCCGGGTCGCCATTGGCCCTCATACACACCACTGTCCCAACAATTACATCAATAATTACTATGTGTACCAGGCCGGCACCAACCCaactcttcgccgcctcgccgacgccagcTCCTttgtctttgccgactgctcagcGGGCATTGTTCGCCGTGGTGACGGCAGTTATATCATCGCTGCTATCCACTGGGCAGGGGTCCACGGACAATATGACCTCCACCAATTTGACTCCAAGACCTGGACATGGAGCACCAGGCTGATGCATGTTGATAAACCACAGAGATTCTCGCGCATTCTTACAAACAAGGTGCTGGTTATCGGAGGCAAAGATGGTCTGGTGGCCTGGATCGACCTATGCAACGGCATTCTGTTCTGTGAGGTGCTCACCAGCCGCACTgttcttcggtactgtgcattgccgCTACCATTTAGCAAGAAGCTCGTAGGCCCTCCAGAGCAATTTCGAGACATTGCCATCGTCGGAGGTCATATCAGGTTCTTTGAGATGCGATTGAAGGTCAAACACCACCCAGTATCCTTCAACACCACtttaatttccaaagttttggaaGCGACCACATGGAAAATGATAGAGCCTTGGCAGAACTGGCAGAAGGATCGCAGACTCGATATGTTCAAGATACCAGTTGACAAGAGTGATTGTGTATTGCTTCATGATGTTCTGAATGGTCAGGACACTCTGATTGCCTTTGAGAGACTCCAGGGAGGTCACCCTGCTCTGAGcctgcatgatgatgatgttgtttatgtCATGGCCAAGGCTAAAGAGATGAGCCGCAGGGCAGTTGTGTTCGCTGTGAACATGAGGAAAAAGGTATTACAAGGAGTGTCCAAGTTTGATGCAAAAAGGGCATATGGCTTCAGTTACACCTACCTTCAAAGTGGGATCTCCAACTATCTGACCGCTGAGTCGTCTGCCAG TTACAGAGGAAAAGCCAGAGATGGAATTCCACAAGGAGGCAGTCGCATAGCTTTGAAACCTATTGACAACATGTACAAAGGGAAGGCTGCTGAATCAAGCACGGACCGTATCACCAAAGCAGGTGGCATATACAAAAGTAATGCCGACACCCAAGCAGGTGCCATATACAAAAGTAATGCTGCTGACTCAAGCTGGGTCCAGGTTTCAAGACGAGGCAAGCAGAAAGCTTGA
- the LOC123400088 gene encoding uncharacterized protein LOC123400088 isoform X2, whose amino-acid sequence MEHQPSVDRRSHSQVPSPIAMGKKGIDFSSLRIDDDEDEYSSSSSEEYTDDDEDEEDEEYEVENVWSPTHPHDLDSFPHSILLDVQAYFDDRINATTADAPLIKDHRIRVTFWIAHPPGVSCLTVHSNGVEPSEFTNMPMVVAAQDDLVLLRVAIGPHTHHCPNNYINNYYVYQAGTNPTLRRLADASSFVFADCSAGIVRRGDGSYIIAAIHWAGVHGQYDLHQFDSKTWTWSTRLMHVDKPQRFSRILTNKVLVIGGKDGLVAWIDLCNGILFCEVLTSRTVLRYCALPLPFSKKLVGPPEQFRDIAIVGGHIRFFEMRLKVKHHPVSFNTTLISKVLEATTWKMIEPWQNWQKDRRLDMFKIPVDKSDCVLLHDVLNGQDTLIAFERLQGGHPALSLHDDDVVYVMAKAKEMSRRAVVFAVNMRKKVLQGVSKFDAKRAYGFSYTYLQSGISNYLTAESSARGKARDGIPQGGSRIALKPIDNMYKGKAAESSTDRITKAGGIYKSNADTQAGAIYKSNAADSSWVQVSRRGKQKA is encoded by the exons ATGGAGCATCAACCAAGCGTTGATCGCCGCAGCCACTCTCAAGTTCCGAGCCCGATCGCTATGGGAAAGAAGGGAATCGACTTCTCATCTCTCAgaatcgacgacgatgaggacgagtactcctcctcctcctccgaggaGTACAcggatgacgacgaagacgaggaggacgaggagtacGAAGTGGAGAACGTCTGGTCGCCTACCCACCCCCACGATCTGGACTCTTTCCCCCATTCGATCCTTCTCGACGTACAGGCCTACTTCGACGACCGCATCAACGCCACCACCGCTGATGCGCCCTTGATTAAGGATCACCGCATCCGGGTTACCTTCTGGATCGCCCACCCGCCGGGCGTCTCCTGCCTGACGGTCCACTCCAACGGCGTGGAACCCAGCGAGTTCACCAATATGCCCATGGTCGTCGCCGCTCAGGACGACCTGGTGCTCCTCCGGGTCGCCATTGGCCCTCATACACACCACTGTCCCAACAATTACATCAATAATTACTATGTGTACCAGGCCGGCACCAACCCaactcttcgccgcctcgccgacgccagcTCCTttgtctttgccgactgctcagcGGGCATTGTTCGCCGTGGTGACGGCAGTTATATCATCGCTGCTATCCACTGGGCAGGGGTCCACGGACAATATGACCTCCACCAATTTGACTCCAAGACCTGGACATGGAGCACCAGGCTGATGCATGTTGATAAACCACAGAGATTCTCGCGCATTCTTACAAACAAGGTGCTGGTTATCGGAGGCAAAGATGGTCTGGTGGCCTGGATCGACCTATGCAACGGCATTCTGTTCTGTGAGGTGCTCACCAGCCGCACTgttcttcggtactgtgcattgccgCTACCATTTAGCAAGAAGCTCGTAGGCCCTCCAGAGCAATTTCGAGACATTGCCATCGTCGGAGGTCATATCAGGTTCTTTGAGATGCGATTGAAGGTCAAACACCACCCAGTATCCTTCAACACCACtttaatttccaaagttttggaaGCGACCACATGGAAAATGATAGAGCCTTGGCAGAACTGGCAGAAGGATCGCAGACTCGATATGTTCAAGATACCAGTTGACAAGAGTGATTGTGTATTGCTTCATGATGTTCTGAATGGTCAGGACACTCTGATTGCCTTTGAGAGACTCCAGGGAGGTCACCCTGCTCTGAGcctgcatgatgatgatgttgtttatgtCATGGCCAAGGCTAAAGAGATGAGCCGCAGGGCAGTTGTGTTCGCTGTGAACATGAGGAAAAAGGTATTACAAGGAGTGTCCAAGTTTGATGCAAAAAGGGCATATGGCTTCAGTTACACCTACCTTCAAAGTGGGATCTCCAACTATCTGACCGCTGAGTCGTCTGCCAG AGGAAAAGCCAGAGATGGAATTCCACAAGGAGGCAGTCGCATAGCTTTGAAACCTATTGACAACATGTACAAAGGGAAGGCTGCTGAATCAAGCACGGACCGTATCACCAAAGCAGGTGGCATATACAAAAGTAATGCCGACACCCAAGCAGGTGCCATATACAAAAGTAATGCTGCTGACTCAAGCTGGGTCCAGGTTTCAAGACGAGGCAAGCAGAAAGCTTGA